AAAAATGATGTGGATTACGCTGCAGTAAATGAACCTAAAGAAAACAAGGTAGTTACTGAAACAATTCCAAGTATTTTCGACACCGAAATGCTTGATGATGAAATGCTGATTGAGGAAAATGAAGAGCAATTTACCACTTCAAATATATCATTAGAACAAGGAGAACTGGTAACAGAAACTTCTAACGTTGAAAATATTCTGAGTGATATTAAAAATGATCATTCTGAACAAGAAACTAAGGAAGAAAATGTTCTTGCAGAAGTTTATGACCGAAGAAAAATTGTTGAAATAGACAAACCTGTTCCTGAAGAAACAGAAAGACATCCTTCTGATGAAAGTTTTGAAAACTTAGATGAATATCATCAGGAGAAAAAAATAAAATTAGCCAATATCAAAGGGTTGAAAGCTGTTCAATCCCTCTTTGACGATGATCCGCTGGAAAGAGAATTTCCAATGGAAAGCCAAACTACATTTGTAAAGGAAGACACAGGGAGTGTTGTAAAATCTAATATTCCTACCCATTTTATGGAAGCTGAAAAGCAGAAACCAGAGTTTAAATTGGATTTGAATGATAGAATTGCCTTTTCAAAAATGCTGTTTGGTGGAAGTCAGGCAGACCTTAATGAAACGGTAGCCTATCTGAACCAATTCAAAACACTGGAGGAAGCCAAGGAATATCTGAGTGACCTTTACTATGAAAGAAAATGGAATGGAGTGGATGAATATGCTCAGAGACTTTGGATATTGGTGGAAAATAAATTCTTATAATTTTGAGCGGAATCTTATATTTTGTTCCTACACCCGTTGGGAACCTTGAAGATATGACCTTCAGAGCAGTAAATGTTCTTAAGGAAGTTGATTATATTTTATGTGAAGACACCAGAACTTCTGGAATACTTTTAAAGCATTTTGAAATCTCTAAGCCTTTAAAATCCTATCATTTACATAATGAACATCAGGCAACAGAGAAAGTGATTACAGACCTTAAAAACGGTCAGAATATTGCAATTATTACTGATGCCGGAACCCCTGGAATTTCTGATCCTGGATATTTGCTGGCGAAAGCAGGAGCAGATAACAATATAGAAATGATCTGTCTTCCCGGAGCAACTGCACTTATTCCGGCCCTGGTGGTTTCCGGGCTTCCCAATAATGAATTTTTGTTTGCAGGATTTTTGCCCCAGAAAAAAGGAAGACAAACCAAACTTAAACAGCTTGCAGAAGAGAAAAAAACAATTGTCCTTTATGAAAGCCCACATAAGATCAATACCACATTGGAACAGATCAAGGAATTTTTTGGTGAAGAAACAAAGGCCAGCTTAAGCCGTGAGATCTCCAAGAAATTTGAAGAAACTAAACGTGGGACTATCAATGAATTAATTGAATTTTCCAAGAGTAAAACTTTAAAAGGAGAGATCGTTCTTATTGTCAATAATTCTATTTAAACTTTAATTGAAAAAACTAATTTTTGTATTGTGTTCCGCAGTTTGTATGGCGCAGACTAACCAATACACGAAGATTATCCTTTCCAAAAAAATCGGTAAGGAGGTAAGCTCATATTCAGATGGATTTGGAACGGTGTATGACCCTGTTTCCAAAAAGGGAGGAATTGTAGATGCATTAGGAACCATAACCTTTGAATCACCCTACAAAGGTGGAATTTCACATATTTTCGAAAAAAGATTTATTCTTTACTCAGAAGAATCCAATAACAAGAGAAGATCTGCTATTATTGATGAAAAAGGGCATGAACTTGTTCCTTTGGACGACCATGAATTCAATACTCCTTGGTGGAGCAGGGAGCGTATTATTTCTTCCAAACAGGGAAAGGAGGCGGTTTATGATTACAATGGAAAGCAGATAATTCCTTATTCAGATAAAATTAGGTTTGCAGGAAAAGACAGATTCTTTGTTTTGAAAGATAAAAAATGGTTTTTGTATGACTTTAATGGTAAGCAAACCAGTGATCGCGAATTTAAAGACGACTATAACTTTGAAAATGGTAAAGCCCTTATCATCAATGAAGAAAATCAGAGTGAAATTATAGGAAAGGATGGGCAGACATTGCATAAGTTTTCAAAGAAGATTGATAATATTAATGCATATCCATTTTTAATTACAAAAAATAATTCCACCGGAAAATACGGGTTGATTGATACTGATGAAAACGTCATTGCTGATGAAGTTTTTAATGACATCACCCCAGAATACTTTGGTAAGAAAGAATATATTTATCTTAAAAAGAAGAATAAAATAACTGTTTTTTCTAAAAAGAATCGACAATTATACCCCAGCAATTTTGAATACCTTACTCCTTTATTGAAAGACCTTTTAAGTGTCTACAATGATAAATCAAAGAAATATGGTATCGTTGATCTTCAGGGAAGTTTGATATTGCCTAATGAGTATGATTTTATTAGAGATTTTACCATTTCCGGAAAGGATTTTATTTACCTTAAAAAAGGAAGTGAGGAACAGCTTCTTAATAACGACCTTAAAAACGTTTTGAATGAAGGAGATCAGATTCTTGGCTTTTATCCCGAGAGTTTGATTATTAGTAATAAAGATAAGTATTATAAATTTTCAGTGACATCCCAATCTAGAGTTGAACTCAAAGGAATTGATTTCGTTAAAGCTCAGGATATTGGATATTTTAACATCCTTAATGAATACTCAAAGCCGCTTGTATGTAAGAATACCAGCAATCTTTATGGTGTTCTGGATGGAAAGGGAACGGAAATTGTACCATTTGTTTATGAAGATATTATTCCATTTGAATATTTTGAAAATGAATTTGTTGTAAAGAAAGATAACAAATATGGAGTTCTAAATTTTCAGAATGAGCCGTTAACAGAGATTATTTATGACTCTTACTTTTGGATGAAAGAAGTATTGAAAGTGAGCAAAGATAAAAAATCAGATTTCATTTATTTCACCAGATTTAGAAATAATTCTGTTGAACTTTAATATAATTGCAAAAAAACACATAAAAAAGTTCAGTATTTTAATGAATTAAATGTGTTGAATAACAATTTATAATATCTTTGCAAACCGTTTAATTCCGGAAAGGAATTATGAATACTAATTGAGTCAGCAATCACATGCTGAACGTGTTATAAAGAAAATAATTGTCAATAGATATGAAAATATTAGAAGGAAAAGTAGCACTAATTACCGGAGCTACAAGAGGAATCGGAAAGGGGATCGCTGAAATGTTTGCTCAGCAAGGGGCAAAAGTAGCATTTACCTATGCCGGCTCTGTAGACAAAGCTAAAGAATTAGAGGCAGCTTTAAGTTCTGTAACCCAAATTAAAGGATA
This genomic interval from Chryseobacterium joostei contains the following:
- a CDS encoding WG repeat-containing protein encodes the protein MKKLIFVLCSAVCMAQTNQYTKIILSKKIGKEVSSYSDGFGTVYDPVSKKGGIVDALGTITFESPYKGGISHIFEKRFILYSEESNNKRRSAIIDEKGHELVPLDDHEFNTPWWSRERIISSKQGKEAVYDYNGKQIIPYSDKIRFAGKDRFFVLKDKKWFLYDFNGKQTSDREFKDDYNFENGKALIINEENQSEIIGKDGQTLHKFSKKIDNINAYPFLITKNNSTGKYGLIDTDENVIADEVFNDITPEYFGKKEYIYLKKKNKITVFSKKNRQLYPSNFEYLTPLLKDLLSVYNDKSKKYGIVDLQGSLILPNEYDFIRDFTISGKDFIYLKKGSEEQLLNNDLKNVLNEGDQILGFYPESLIISNKDKYYKFSVTSQSRVELKGIDFVKAQDIGYFNILNEYSKPLVCKNTSNLYGVLDGKGTEIVPFVYEDIIPFEYFENEFVVKKDNKYGVLNFQNEPLTEIIYDSYFWMKEVLKVSKDKKSDFIYFTRFRNNSVEL
- the rsmI gene encoding 16S rRNA (cytidine(1402)-2'-O)-methyltransferase; protein product: MSGILYFVPTPVGNLEDMTFRAVNVLKEVDYILCEDTRTSGILLKHFEISKPLKSYHLHNEHQATEKVITDLKNGQNIAIITDAGTPGISDPGYLLAKAGADNNIEMICLPGATALIPALVVSGLPNNEFLFAGFLPQKKGRQTKLKQLAEEKKTIVLYESPHKINTTLEQIKEFFGEETKASLSREISKKFEETKRGTINELIEFSKSKTLKGEIVLIVNNSI